The Gemmatimonas phototrophica region CAGCACGATCACCGGTTCGCGGTGCGCACCGGTCTCCGGCACGTCACGCGAATCACCAACGGCCGCCAGCACCGCGACGTCCGGCTGCTGCCGCAACATGGCGGCAATCCCCTCGCGAAGCAGTCGATTGTCTTCGATGATGATCACGGAGACCGGCTGTGCCAGCGCCTCGGGCGCGCGGGGGACCGCGTCGGCCGATGGCGATGGGTCTGGCATGGTGCTCCTGGGGTGTTGTGAATCGGGACGCGCGTCCTGCGCAGCGTCCTCGTGCGAACAGTGTGTGCAGCGACCTGCAGCCGGGCTGTCCGCACGCACCACGTCAACGCCGGCGGATTCCCAATGTACTGCATGCAGCATGGTCACGTCATATCCCATCACCAAACAGGGTGCCTTGGGAGATTTCCGTTCCTTCGCAGGTGACGGCATCAGGGCGGCAACACCGACACCTTGCTGGCGCGTGCCGACGCTGAATCCTACGGTTTTCCACCCCGGGAGGCTATCGCTCGGAAGATGGAGTCCCCCCCACCAACGCCACGCCCCGCTTCGTCGTGGCAGGTCGTCAGTACGCGATCTGAAACGCGCGTCCCCGCACCATCTGCATCAGAAACCCCGCAATGGCGAGCACCAGGAATAGGTGAATGGCTCCACCAAGCGTCACGGACAATGTCATTCCCAGCACCCACGCCGTTAGGCACATCACAATCGCCAACATGGTACCTCCTTTCCTGATGATACGTCACAGCATAGGGATGTCTCCCAGTGCCTCCCATAAGATCATGAGCTCGGAGCGCTTCGGGTATCCATCATGCGATGCATTTGCGACGGAGAGCCTCTCGGGGGCACATTGCACAGGCACTTACTTGGAGAGAGCACCATGAAGGGCGGCAAAGGCGGCACCGGGCGCAAGAACAGTTCAGTGCGCCCGGCGGAGAAGTCGAGGAATCCACACGATGGACCAAAACGCGGGGCACCCAAGAAAGACTGGGGCGCGGTGGAGAAAGATCCATTCGCCACCCCCGGGAAGAAGGCCCCCCGCATTCCGTCGCGCTCCACGCCGCGCTGACTCGCTGACGCGCAGACGCTGATCCTGCGGCTTAACCGCGCAGCATGCCCAGCACGCTGTTGATCAGTGCACCGCTGTTGGCCGGCAGGGATCCGCCGGGGGTGAGTTGATTCACGATCTCCGGAAGCACCGAGGCCATCCCCTCCTGGATCTGTGCCGGTGCCACTCCAGCCTGTGATGCGACCGCGGCCAGTGCATCGTGCCCGAGGACCTGTTCGAGCTGCGCACCACTCACCGGCGCATTGGCTCCCGTTCCCACCCACGACTGGACCACGTCGCCCAATCCGCCTGCCTGAAATTTCTGCACGATCGCTTCGAGCCCCCCCTGCTGTTGCACCAGGGTCATGGCGGCTGCAAGCAGCCCGTTGCTGCTCCCTTGGCCATTGAACTGCTTGAGCAGGCCGCCCAGCATTTGCTGCGCATCGCCACCCTGGCCGCCCAGCAACGACCCAGCCACATCCCCCAACGCTCCGTCGAACAATCCCATCGAACCCTCTCATCGGTTGAGTACGTACGTCAGTGGGGCTCAGGCGCTGCGACCTGCCTCCCGCAACCTGTCCCCTGTGTCCTGAGCGAAACCTAGCCCCACAACCCTTCTTCCCGGACTCTTCATGACGTCGCAGGATGCCCAGGCGACCATCGCCATTGCCACACTCGCCGCCTTGGCCGATGGGCAACAGGAACCCGCCGAACGGGCGCATATTGCCGAGGTCGCAACAGCCCTGGGGTTGGCCGGAGCCACGCAGGTTATGGCGCAGGCGGAATCAGGCGCGCTCACGCTTCCCATGATCGCCGCCCAGTTCTCGTCGCCGGAGGCCCGGCAGACGGCGTACGACACAGCGGCGGCGATCTGTCTGGCCAATGGCTGGACCAACCCCAGCGAGGCCGCGTTTCTGCGCGAGTTGGCCGCCGCCCTGCACGCCAATCCCGATGCGGCCGCCCAAACCGTCGCCAACGTCCAGCGCGCCACCACGGCCACGGCCGCCCCCGACACTACCGCAGACAGCGCCCTTGAGGAACACATCCTCGATCAGGCCATCATCACGGCGGCACTCGAGATCCTCCCGGACCGTCTGGCCAATCTCGGCATTTTGCCCCTGCAATTGCGTCTGGTGCATCACATTGGCCGGCAGCATGGCCACCAGCTCGATGCGTCGCAAGTGAAGGATCTCGCCGCCACACTGGGGCTCGGCGCGGCCGCACAGCTGCTCGAGACGATGGTCCGCCGCACCTTCGGGGGGCTGGCCGGTGGGCTGCTCGGCGGCGCGCTTGGCGGATTGATTGGCGGGGCGGCCGGCTCGGCAACCGGCCTTGCGTCGGGGGCCGCGGTGACGTTTGCCGCCACGTATGCCCTCGGCCATGTCGCCACCCAGTACTACGCGCAGGGGCGTCAGCTGTCCACGGCCGATCTCAAAGCACTATTCCAACGCTTTCGCGCCGACGCAGAGACCATCTTTCCCCGCGTCGAACACCGGATCCGGAGCAAAGCCCAGGGCACGTCGCTGGATGGTGTACTGCGCTCCGTGACCCGCTAACACCGCGCCACAGCGTCAGGCGGCACGCAGCGTAAACATGGTGACTTCGGGGCGCACGTTGAAACGCACCGGCAAATAGGTCCCCACGCCACGACTGATATACATCTGCCGACCGGCGGGGAGGTCGAACGCCCCGCTGGTGTAGCGCCGGTTCTGCACCGGCAGAATCGGCGGTGGCAGGAAGGGGGCCTTGCACTGCCCCCCATGCGTGTGACCGGCCAGGATCCATCCATTGTACGAACCCCACCCCGGCAGGTCCGCGGTATCCGGGTTATGGCTCAGCACGAGTTGCGCCAATGCGGGATCCACCTGCGCGAACGCGCGTTCCGGGCGAAACGCGCCCCCCCACAAGTCCCCCAAGCCTACGATCTGCAGCCCGGCAACCACGGCAACCTCGTTCACCAGCACCGTGGCGCCGAGGTTTTCCATGATGCTGCGGAGCGAGGCCGCCACGTCGGGCTGCTGCCAATTGATTCCGTAGTCGTGATTGCCAAAGCTCACGAATGTCCCCAAGGCCCCCAGCGGCATCTCGGCGTACATCGCCTCCGCATGCGGGAACTGCCCGACGTGGTGCGAAATGAGATCACCTGTGACCACCACGATGTCGGGGCGCAGCGCCCGCACCCGCGCAAAGGTGTCCCGCACATAGGCATCACGAACACGGGGCCCCACGTGAATATCGGAGAGCTGTACCAGGCGTTTCCCGTGCAACGCCGGTGGCAGAGCACGCACTGGTAACTCGCGCGTGGTGACGTCCAGCCATTCCGGCTCGACAAAACGCGCGTAGCCACCAACGGCGGCGCCAGCGCCCAGCAGGCTGGCCGATGTGGTCAGAAACGCGCGGCGGGAGAGCATCAGTAAGGGTATACGGGGCGGCAAGGGACGGAACTGTTACCGAACACCGACCAGATGATGACGGTCTTGGGACGGGGCCGTCACGAGAGGTGCACACACTGTCACGGTCAGTGTTTCGACCTGTTGTGGTTGTCCCTCATCGATTCCCCCCATGCGACCAGACTTTCAGCCGCACCGCGCCATTCTGATTGGCGCTACCTCCTCGCTGTTGCTCATGGCCACGACGTTGCAGGCGCAGAACGCCAAGCGCGACAGCGCCCAAAGCATGACCAAGGTGGTCGTGACAGGTGTAACGGGCCGCGGCAGCAGCCGCTCGGCCTCTGCCGTGGATTCGGGCACCCTGCGGCAAAGCGCCCCAGGCGTTAGCGCCCTTAAGGTGATCGAGCGCGTTCCGGGCGTAAACATGCAGTCGGCCGACGGATTGGGCATGTACGAATGGTCCAACCGCATCACCATGCGCGGCTTTCAATCGGCGCAGATTGGGCAGACCATGGACGGCGTGCCACTGGGCGACATGTCCTATGGCAATTGGAACGGATTGGGCGTTGGACGTGCCGTTGATGCCGCCAATCTCGAGTCGGCGGCCGTGACACAGGGCACGGGTGCGCTCGGCACGGCCTCGGCCAACAACCTTGGTGGTGTTGTGCAGTACGCGACCGGTGAACCCACGGGCAAGCCGCGGTTTCTCCTGCAGCAGATGGGCGGCCAGTATTCGGCGCGGCGCACCATGATGCGCTATGACATGGGGCTCAAGACCTTCGGTGGCAGCAACGGAGTGTCGGCGTTCGTGTCCCTCTCCCGCTTTGACACGGACAAATGGAAGGGGGGCGGCGATCGCTTCTCCAATTTCCCGGGCGAGAACAATCTGCTCTTCGGTCAGAATGGCTTCTTTGGCAATGCCGGCGAAACCTGGCACGAGCAGCTCAATGTCAAAGCGAACGCCTTCATCGGCTCGAGCCGCTTCACGGCGTTCTACAACTACGCCAACCGGAAGGAAAGCGACTTCATGGACCTGTCGCTCTCCGTCTTCAACAAGACGGCACCGGGTTCGTCGAACTTCGGTTTCGGCCCCATGTTCGACTACCTCACCAACTGGAGCCAGGCGAAACAGTTTGCCGAAGCGAGCATTCCCACGTACACCCCGCTGACAGATGCCGCCTATTTCAGCTCGGCGCAGGGGGCCCGCATGGATCACCTGGCGTACCTCAAGGGTGAGTTCAAGCCGTGGACCAACGGACGCCTCGAGATCCAGCCGTATCTGCACTTGAACCGCGGCGGTGGTGATTGGCACGCGCCCAGCTACGGTGCGGCGTACAGTCCTGACCCGATCATGTTCCGGCAGACCCAGTACAATGCCAATCGTTCGGGCGTCATGGCCAAAGCGACAACGACCTTCAACGCCGGAAGCAGCGCCAATCAACTGGAAGTCGGCGGCTGGTACGAGATGAACGAATCCAGCAACCGCCGTCCACGCTGGCGCCTCAAGAACTACCAGCAGGGACCGGAAGTGGATTTCTCCAATGTCCTGCGTCTTGACTACGATCGCACGGCCGATGTCACCACGAGCATGGCCTACGTGCAGAACACCACGCGGCTGATGTCCGATCGTCTGTCCCTGACGTACGGCGCGAAGTACCTCCAGGTGGGCGCCGACTTCAAGAACAACGGCAATACGCCGGTGAACGGCAAGACGGCCCCCATTTTTGCCGATGCCGGGCGCCCATCGCTGACGATCGACATGGACGGCGCCCTGCTGCCGCAGATTGGTGCCATCTACAAGCTCGGTGAGCGCGATGAAGTGTTTGCCAACTGGTCGGAGAACGTCAATCAGTTTCCGCTGAACCCGGCCGGGGGCGTATACAACACCGCCGTCACCACCTTCGAATTCTTCAAGTCGACGGCCAAGGCCGAGCGCGCGTCCACGCTGGAATTCGGCGCCCGGACCCGCCGCGGCAAGATGGAGGCGGGACTTACCGCCTATACGGTGGACTATCGCAACCGGTTGCTCGGCGTGGCGCTGTGCCCGCAGACGGTGACCTGTGCCTCCGGCTTCGGCAACGTGGGTTCGGTGAACACCATGGGGCTGGAAGCGGTCACCAACATCGAACTTGGCCGTGGGTGGCGGGCGTTCGGTTCGGCAACGTACAACAGCTCCAAGTTTGCCGACGACTATCAGACCAACCCCACCGATCCGGCTAGCCGCGTGAACACGAAGGACAAGTTCGTGCAGGACGCGCCGCAGCAGATGCTGAACGCGTCGCTCGCCTATGCCCGCAAGCAGTTTGGCATGTCGCTGGGGGGCCGCTTCGTCAGCGAGCGCTACTTCACCTATACCAACGATCTGGCGACGGCGGGTGACGGCAACGGAAAGGTCCCCAGCTATTTCGTGTCGGACCTCTCGGCGCGCTACCGTTTCGGTCAGATCGGCGCGCTCAAGGCACTGGAAATGCAGCTGAACGTGAGCAACCTGCTGGACGAGCGGTACATTGCCACGATGGGCAGCGGCGGCTTCGTGGCGCGTGGCGACCTGCCCACGTTCCTCACCGGCGCGCCCCGTCAGCTCTTCCTCACCATCAGCACGACGTTCTAAGTTCTCCGGTCTCCCTGCCTGTTGTCGCCACGTCCACTTGCTCCGCAGCCCATGTCCATGCGTCACACAGCTACTGCCCTCCTGAGTAGCGCGATTGCGCTGGTGAGCATCTCCGGAGACGTGGCGGCACAAGGCAGCGCCCCGGCGCGCTTCGCGGTTCCTGCGGTGCCCACGAACGCGCAGTGGTTCAAGGGCAACACGCACACCCATACCACCAATTCCGACGGCGACACGCCGCCGGAGGCCGTGGCTCGCTGGTACAAGAGCCACGGCTACCGGTTTCTGGTCCTCTCCGACCACAACGTCTTTACCAATCCGGCCACGTTGGCCTCGTTGATGGACTCGACGTTTCTCCTGGTCCCCGGTGAGGAGGTCACCACCTCATTCCAGAGCGCGTCGGTGCATGTGAATGCCCTTGAGATCTCGCGGCTCATTCCGGCGCCCAAGGGCGGGTCG contains the following coding sequences:
- a CDS encoding metallophosphoesterase, with the translated sequence MLSRRAFLTTSASLLGAGAAVGGYARFVEPEWLDVTTRELPVRALPPALHGKRLVQLSDIHVGPRVRDAYVRDTFARVRALRPDIVVVTGDLISHHVGQFPHAEAMYAEMPLGALGTFVSFGNHDYGINWQQPDVAASLRSIMENLGATVLVNEVAVVAGLQIVGLGDLWGGAFRPERAFAQVDPALAQLVLSHNPDTADLPGWGSYNGWILAGHTHGGQCKAPFLPPPILPVQNRRYTSGAFDLPAGRQMYISRGVGTYLPVRFNVRPEVTMFTLRAA
- a CDS encoding lmo0937 family membrane protein — translated: MLAIVMCLTAWVLGMTLSVTLGGAIHLFLVLAIAGFLMQMVRGRAFQIAY
- a CDS encoding YidB family protein; translation: MGLFDGALGDVAGSLLGGQGGDAQQMLGGLLKQFNGQGSSNGLLAAAMTLVQQQGGLEAIVQKFQAGGLGDVVQSWVGTGANAPVSGAQLEQVLGHDALAAVASQAGVAPAQIQEGMASVLPEIVNQLTPGGSLPANSGALINSVLGMLRG
- a CDS encoding TerB family tellurite resistance protein; the encoded protein is MTSQDAQATIAIATLAALADGQQEPAERAHIAEVATALGLAGATQVMAQAESGALTLPMIAAQFSSPEARQTAYDTAAAICLANGWTNPSEAAFLRELAAALHANPDAAAQTVANVQRATTATAAPDTTADSALEEHILDQAIITAALEILPDRLANLGILPLQLRLVHHIGRQHGHQLDASQVKDLAATLGLGAAAQLLETMVRRTFGGLAGGLLGGALGGLIGGAAGSATGLASGAAVTFAATYALGHVATQYYAQGRQLSTADLKALFQRFRADAETIFPRVEHRIRSKAQGTSLDGVLRSVTR
- a CDS encoding TonB-dependent receptor — its product is MRPDFQPHRAILIGATSSLLLMATTLQAQNAKRDSAQSMTKVVVTGVTGRGSSRSASAVDSGTLRQSAPGVSALKVIERVPGVNMQSADGLGMYEWSNRITMRGFQSAQIGQTMDGVPLGDMSYGNWNGLGVGRAVDAANLESAAVTQGTGALGTASANNLGGVVQYATGEPTGKPRFLLQQMGGQYSARRTMMRYDMGLKTFGGSNGVSAFVSLSRFDTDKWKGGGDRFSNFPGENNLLFGQNGFFGNAGETWHEQLNVKANAFIGSSRFTAFYNYANRKESDFMDLSLSVFNKTAPGSSNFGFGPMFDYLTNWSQAKQFAEASIPTYTPLTDAAYFSSAQGARMDHLAYLKGEFKPWTNGRLEIQPYLHLNRGGGDWHAPSYGAAYSPDPIMFRQTQYNANRSGVMAKATTTFNAGSSANQLEVGGWYEMNESSNRRPRWRLKNYQQGPEVDFSNVLRLDYDRTADVTTSMAYVQNTTRLMSDRLSLTYGAKYLQVGADFKNNGNTPVNGKTAPIFADAGRPSLTIDMDGALLPQIGAIYKLGERDEVFANWSENVNQFPLNPAGGVYNTAVTTFEFFKSTAKAERASTLEFGARTRRGKMEAGLTAYTVDYRNRLLGVALCPQTVTCASGFGNVGSVNTMGLEAVTNIELGRGWRAFGSATYNSSKFADDYQTNPTDPASRVNTKDKFVQDAPQQMLNASLAYARKQFGMSLGGRFVSERYFTYTNDLATAGDGNGKVPSYFVSDLSARYRFGQIGALKALEMQLNVSNLLDERYIATMGSGGFVARGDLPTFLTGAPRQLFLTISTTF